In one window of Paenarthrobacter nicotinovorans DNA:
- a CDS encoding FAD-dependent oxidoreductase has translation MSISTPVGSADRPLRVAVIGSGPAGVYAADILTKSEAVKSGELNVSIDLFDRYPAPYGLIRYGVAPDHPRIKGIVNALHKVLDRGDIRFFGNVDYGTDISIEDLRKHYDAIIFATGAIKDADLNIPGIELEGSFGGADFVSWYDGHPDVSREWPLDAKEIAVLGNGNVALDVARVLSKHADDLLVTEIPDNVYAGLKNSPVTDVHVFGRRGPAQVKFTPLELRELSHSKDVDIILYAEDFEFDEESDRQIQTNNQTKTMVGTLTNWIAEQPEDLSELKASRRLHLHFLHSPVEIVDSAETPGKVAGIKFERTELDGTGNARGTGEFIDYPVQAVYRAIGYFGSALPDVEFDHKKGVVTNDGGRVLDADGQHVPGLYATGWIKRGPVGLIGHTKGDALETVTYLLEDRENLPLAEVPAADAVVDLLDARGVKFTSWEGWLALDAHELALGAAATEAGGSHGVEVQRERIKVVPREDMVDISRDGVSAQV, from the coding sequence GTGTCAATTAGCACCCCCGTAGGTTCTGCGGACCGTCCGCTCCGCGTCGCCGTCATCGGCTCCGGCCCCGCCGGCGTGTACGCAGCTGACATCCTGACCAAGAGCGAGGCCGTCAAGAGCGGCGAACTCAACGTCAGCATCGACCTCTTCGACCGCTACCCGGCCCCCTACGGCCTGATCCGTTACGGCGTTGCTCCGGACCACCCCCGCATCAAGGGCATTGTCAACGCCCTGCACAAAGTGCTGGACCGCGGCGACATCCGCTTCTTCGGCAACGTCGATTACGGCACGGACATCTCCATCGAGGACCTCCGCAAGCACTACGACGCCATCATCTTCGCCACCGGTGCCATCAAGGATGCCGACCTGAACATCCCGGGCATCGAGCTTGAGGGTTCCTTCGGCGGCGCGGACTTCGTGTCCTGGTACGACGGTCACCCGGACGTTTCCCGCGAATGGCCCCTGGACGCCAAGGAAATCGCCGTCCTGGGCAACGGCAACGTGGCCCTGGACGTGGCACGTGTCCTGTCCAAGCACGCTGATGACCTCCTGGTCACCGAGATCCCGGACAACGTCTACGCCGGCCTGAAGAATTCCCCGGTCACGGACGTCCACGTCTTCGGCCGCCGTGGCCCGGCCCAGGTCAAGTTCACCCCGCTGGAACTCCGGGAGCTTTCGCACTCCAAGGACGTCGACATCATCCTCTACGCCGAGGACTTCGAGTTCGACGAAGAGTCCGACCGCCAGATCCAGACGAACAACCAGACCAAGACCATGGTCGGCACTCTCACCAACTGGATCGCCGAGCAGCCCGAGGACCTGTCCGAGCTGAAGGCTTCCCGCCGCCTGCACCTGCACTTCCTGCACAGCCCGGTGGAGATCGTCGACTCCGCGGAGACTCCGGGCAAGGTTGCCGGCATCAAGTTCGAGCGCACCGAGCTGGACGGCACGGGCAACGCCCGCGGCACCGGCGAGTTCATCGACTACCCGGTCCAGGCCGTGTACCGCGCCATCGGCTACTTCGGTTCGGCGCTGCCGGACGTCGAGTTCGACCACAAGAAGGGCGTCGTGACCAACGACGGCGGCCGCGTCCTGGACGCCGACGGCCAGCACGTTCCGGGCCTCTACGCGACCGGCTGGATCAAGCGTGGTCCCGTCGGCCTCATCGGCCACACCAAGGGCGATGCCCTGGAAACCGTCACCTACCTGCTGGAGGACCGCGAAAACCTGCCGCTGGCTGAGGTCCCGGCGGCAGACGCCGTCGTGGATCTGCTGGATGCCCGCGGCGTGAAGTTCACCAGCTGGGAAGGCTGGCTGGCACTGGATGCCCACGAGCTCGCCCTTGGCGCAGCAGCCACCGAAGCCGGCGGCTCCCACGGCGTCGAAGTCCAGCGTGAGCGCATCAAGGTTGTGCCGCGTGAGGACATGGTCGACATCTCCCGCGATGGAGTCTCGGCACAGGTCTAA
- the cobA gene encoding uroporphyrinogen-III C-methyltransferase → MAIQDIYPTALRLLGRPVLVVGGGPVAERRAKGLLDAGAKVTVVAPIATETLQGLDASGLLSWEAREYRTSDLDGVWFVQTATGTSAVDTQVAADAEAQRIWCVNASDHEASAAWTPAVAVVDDVKIAINAGGDPRRAMALRNAVATALETGDLPLRRHRKPGAGGSVALVGGGPGDSGLITVRGRRLLGQADVVVADRLGPRELLKELAPDVRVIEVGKTPGHHPVPQLEINRILVDEALKGNRVVRLKGGDPYVLGRGGEEAEFCRQNGVEVEVVSGVTSAISVPAAAGIPVTHRGLAKGFSVVTGHEELSEVPARPDHTVVLLMGVAQLRDSAAALAGSGLPLDTPVGIVENGYLPDQRVTIGTLGSIADQAEAVGVANPAVIVIGDVVRVSPFAPQHFKTADYSTITPNRPRVRSN, encoded by the coding sequence ATGGCAATACAGGACATTTACCCCACCGCGCTGAGGCTGCTCGGCCGCCCGGTGCTGGTCGTGGGCGGCGGCCCCGTCGCGGAACGCCGCGCCAAGGGGCTGCTCGACGCCGGTGCGAAAGTCACCGTGGTCGCTCCCATTGCCACTGAAACACTTCAAGGCCTCGACGCTTCGGGACTCCTCTCCTGGGAAGCGCGCGAATACCGCACGTCAGACCTCGACGGCGTCTGGTTCGTCCAGACGGCGACCGGCACATCCGCCGTGGACACCCAGGTGGCAGCCGACGCCGAGGCGCAGCGCATCTGGTGCGTCAACGCCTCCGACCACGAAGCTTCAGCCGCGTGGACGCCTGCCGTGGCCGTGGTGGACGACGTCAAGATTGCCATCAACGCCGGAGGAGACCCACGCCGCGCCATGGCACTGCGCAACGCTGTGGCCACAGCCCTTGAAACAGGTGACCTCCCGCTTCGCAGGCACCGCAAGCCGGGCGCAGGCGGCTCTGTGGCTCTGGTCGGTGGCGGTCCGGGCGACTCGGGACTCATCACCGTCCGCGGCAGGCGCCTGCTGGGCCAGGCCGACGTCGTTGTTGCCGACCGTCTTGGTCCCCGCGAGCTGCTCAAAGAGCTTGCGCCGGACGTCCGCGTGATCGAGGTCGGCAAGACGCCAGGCCACCATCCCGTGCCGCAGCTCGAGATCAACCGCATCCTCGTGGACGAAGCCCTGAAGGGCAATCGTGTGGTCCGCCTGAAAGGCGGCGACCCCTACGTCCTGGGGCGCGGTGGCGAGGAAGCAGAATTTTGCCGGCAGAACGGCGTCGAGGTTGAAGTGGTGTCCGGCGTGACGTCCGCGATTTCGGTTCCGGCAGCCGCCGGCATCCCGGTGACCCACCGCGGCCTGGCGAAGGGCTTCAGCGTGGTCACCGGCCACGAGGAGCTGTCCGAAGTTCCCGCACGGCCCGATCACACTGTGGTGTTGCTCATGGGAGTGGCGCAATTGCGCGATTCCGCGGCTGCCCTGGCAGGCTCGGGTCTGCCTTTGGACACTCCAGTGGGTATCGTAGAGAACGGGTATTTGCCGGACCAGCGCGTCACCATCGGCACTTTGGGAAGCATTGCGGACCAGGCGGAAGCCGTGGGTGTGGCCAATCCAGCGGTCATCGTGATCGGCGACGTCGTCCGGGTCAGCCCCTTTGCGCCCCAGCATTTCAAGACCGCCGACTACAGCACCATCACCCCCAACCGTCCCCGCGTCCGCAGTAACTGA
- a CDS encoding glutaminase produces the protein MDIQNLLEDIVGAVQPHVGQGKVADYIPQLGSVDPDQFGISVVTREGEVFSAGDAHVEFSIQSISKVFALALVLASDGDRIWKRVFREPSGNPFNSLVQLESEEGIPRNPFINAGAIVVTDRLLSLTGDAAHAVRELMRQETGNTGLDTDQVVASSELGKGHRNASLAHFLASCGNLENPVDDVLDSYAKQCALAMTCEDLALATRFLASNGLGADGTLVLSPAQTKRINAVMLTCGTYDAAGEFAYRVGLPGKSGVGGGIVAVVPNKCAISVWSPGLGRSGNSVAGVAALDEFTTRTGWSVF, from the coding sequence ATGGACATTCAGAATCTCCTCGAAGACATCGTCGGCGCAGTCCAACCGCACGTTGGCCAAGGGAAGGTGGCCGACTACATTCCACAGCTGGGATCCGTAGACCCGGACCAGTTCGGGATCTCGGTGGTTACCCGGGAAGGCGAGGTGTTCTCGGCCGGGGATGCCCATGTGGAGTTCTCCATTCAAAGCATCTCCAAAGTCTTCGCCCTCGCCTTGGTTCTGGCTTCCGACGGCGACCGTATCTGGAAGCGCGTCTTCCGCGAACCCTCGGGCAACCCCTTCAACTCGCTGGTCCAGTTGGAAAGCGAGGAAGGCATTCCCCGGAATCCGTTCATCAATGCCGGTGCGATCGTCGTGACGGACCGGCTCCTGAGCCTGACAGGCGACGCTGCGCACGCCGTCCGGGAATTGATGCGCCAGGAAACCGGAAATACGGGCCTCGATACGGATCAGGTCGTGGCGTCGTCCGAACTGGGCAAAGGGCACCGGAATGCTTCATTGGCCCACTTCCTGGCCAGCTGCGGCAACTTGGAGAACCCGGTCGATGATGTCCTGGACTCCTACGCCAAGCAATGCGCCCTGGCCATGACCTGCGAAGACCTGGCGCTGGCGACCCGGTTCCTCGCTTCGAACGGCCTGGGAGCCGACGGAACCCTGGTGCTGTCACCGGCGCAAACCAAGAGAATCAACGCCGTGATGCTCACCTGCGGGACGTACGACGCCGCCGGGGAGTTCGCGTACCGGGTGGGCCTGCCGGGGAAGAGCGGGGTTGGTGGCGGAATCGTGGCCGTGGTTCCGAACAAGTGCGCCATCAGCGTGTGGAGCCCTGGGCTGGGGCGTTCCGGCAATTCCGTGGCAGGTGTGGCCGCGTTGGACGAGTTCACCACGCGCACCGGGTGGTCCGTCTTCTAG